One genomic window of Myxocyprinus asiaticus isolate MX2 ecotype Aquarium Trade chromosome 5, UBuf_Myxa_2, whole genome shotgun sequence includes the following:
- the LOC127441292 gene encoding NAD kinase-like, which translates to MFQRSEQHLDAEENGIVPHNHINSEAGKITLQLQVLNEVVVDRGPSSYLSNVDLYLDGCLIKSVQGDGVIVSTPTGSTAYAAAAGASMIHPSVPAIMVTPICPHSLSFRPIVVPAGMELMITLSPDARNTAWVLFVGRKRQEIQHGDSIKITTSCYPVPSICCHDLVYDWFESLAQCLHWNVRKKQTCLTDACDSSDTEN; encoded by the exons ATGTTTCAGAGGAGTGAGCAGCATTTAGATGCTGAAGAGAATGGTATAGTGCCCCATAACCATATAAACAGTGAGGCAGGAAAGATCACACTGCAGTTACAG GTTCTAAACGAGGTGGTGGTGGACAGAGGACCCTCCTCCTACCTGTCTAATGTTGACCTTTACCTGGATGGATGCCTCATCAAATCAGTTCAGGGAGACG GTGTAATCGTATCCACCCCCACAGGCAGCACGGCTTATGCTGCCGCAGCGGGAGCCTCCATGATCCATCCCAGTGTCCCTGCTATTATGGTCACCCCCATCTGCCCTCACTCCCTCTCCTTTAGACCCATCGTGGTGCCTGCTGGCATGGAGCTCATG ATAACGCTGTCCCCTGATGCTCGCAACACAGCCTGGGTGTTGTTTGTTGGCAGAAAGAGGCAGGAGATCCAGCATGGTGACAG TATTAAGATCACAACCTCCTGCTATCCAGTTCCATCTATCTGCTGTCATGACCTAGTGTATGACTGGTTTGAGAGTCTGGCTCAGTGCCTCCACTGGAATGTCCGCAAGAAGCAAACATGTCTAACAGATGCCTGCGACTCTTCAGATACTGAGAACTga